One Punica granatum isolate Tunisia-2019 chromosome 3, ASM765513v2, whole genome shotgun sequence genomic window carries:
- the LOC116200376 gene encoding G-type lectin S-receptor-like serine/threonine-protein kinase LECRK3 produces the protein MRKSENPPENRTDPPKHRQLRATEWTNGGPSRRNTDQSLPEEEIVLENWVYDCFLAGELHRLVDEEEGVHKRKAREDDTSLSPATLNNSYWLSPSGIYAFGFYPRPGGYSIGIFMAGIPQKTLVWMARRDDPPVPSYSTLHFTADGGLILQSTLDTVIANPNETAVSASMLDSGNFVLYNSQQNITWQSFDYPTDTLLEGQRLPPGQQLHSAASDVDPSTGIFRIRMQLDGNLVMYPNAVVAVGNAYWATSTVGAGDTVTLNLAGDGLLYLMNGTGTYLKNLTERGLATPNIVYRARIDPDGIFRLYSYNTTEKGNWSTVWLTTADKCAPTGLCGFNAFCINFDQVARCQCLPGFDFVQSGNDKSGCQRSFTPESCTAINAPASYNISVVYNTVWADDNSYSVVAVPSESDCRTECLQDCNCEAAFYEAGSCSKQRLPLRYGRRNLGSSNAVFVKVGQTTSGNRTRSDPQRPEGRRKERIRMDILVVSLIFIAVTVVIITACGILLYRNRVGLYKTIPKVGTGRMIEDVAPRSFTYDELKQVTGDFREVIGKGAFGIVYRGTMSTGQAIAVKRLERVSTDGEREFRTEMKIIGRTHHRNLVRFLGYSLDTSNRLLVYEYMSNGSLADLLFAPKKLLCWEEKMGIVRNIARGLLYLHEECETQIIHCDIKPGNILIDENRRAKISDFGLSKLLKPDQTNTFTGIRGTRGYVAPEWHKNLPITTKADVYSFGIVLLEIICSRRNMDQSLPEEEMILENWVYDCFQAGELHRLVDEEEGVDGGQLDGMVKVAIWCTLEEPSLRPSMRKVLLMLEGTVDIPSPPCPTSFSSCI, from the exons CCGGAGGAACACGGACCAGAGCCTTCCTGAAGAAGAGATCGTCCTTGAGAACTGGGTCTACGACTGCTTCCTAGCTGGCGAGCTGCACAGGTTAGTCGATGAAGAAGAGGGTGTACACAAGAGAAAAGCTCGAGAGGATG aTACTTCTCTGTCCCCGGCCACCCTAAACAACTCCTACTGGCTCTCTCCCTCTGGGATATACGCCTTCGGTTTCTATCCAAGACCCGGCGGCTATTCCATCGGCATCTTCATGGCCGGCATCCCACAGAAGACCCTCGTCTGGATGGCCCGTCGGGATGACCCTCCTGTCCCGAGCTATTCCACCCTTCATTTCACCGCTGATGGGGGGCTCATCCTGCAATCAACCTTGGATACGGTCATTGCCAACCCAAACGAGACCGCAGTCTCTGCCTCCATGCTCGACTCGGGAAACTTTGTCCTCTACAACTCTCAGCAAAACATAACATGGCAAAGCTTCGATTACCCAACCGACACCCTTTTAGAAGGGCAGCGCCTCCCGCCGGGACAACAGCTGCATTCAGCAGCTTCAGATGTCGACCCGTCAACTGGGATCTTCCGAATAAGGATGCAACTTGATGGAAATCTTGTCATGTACCCGAATGCTGTTGTCGCCGTTGGTAATGCTTACTGGGCAACTAGCACTGTTGGAGCAGGGGACACCGTCACGCTCAATCTTGCGGGCGATGGCCTTCTCTACCTCATGAATGGCACGGGTACATATCTGAAAAACCTTACTGAACGAGGATTGGCAACGCCTAATATAGTATATCGTGCACGAATCGATCCCGATGGGATTTTCCGATTGTACTCTTATAACACGACAGAGAAAGGAAACTGGTCGACTGTGTGGTTGACGACAGCTGACAAGTGCGCCCCCACGGGCTTATGTGGCTTCAATGCCTTCTGCATCAACTTTGACCAAGTTGCTAGATGCCAATGCCTCCCAGGGTTCGACTTTGTGCAAAGTGGGAATGATAAATCAGGCTGCCAGAGGAGTTTTACGCCAGAGAGCTGCACGGCGATCAATGCACCTGCCAGTTACAACATTTCGGTGGTCTACAACACTGTATGGGCAGACGATAATTCCTACTCGGTTGTGGCTGTGCCATCCGAGAGTGATTGTCGAACGGAGTGTCTGCAGGACTGCAACTGCGAAGCTGCATTTTACGAAGCCGGGTCCTGCAGTAAACAGAGGCTCCCTTTAAGATATGGTAGAAGGAACCTTGGATCATCAAATGCAGTCTTTGTCAAGGTAGGACAAACGACATCCGGTAATAGGACTAGGAGCGACCCACAGAGGCCTGAAGGACGAAGAAAAGAACGCATTCGCATGGACATTTTAGTAGTCAGTCTCATTTTTATTGCAGTTACAGTAGTAATTATCACAGCCTGCGGGATCCTTCTTTACAGGAACCGTGTTGGGTTGTACAAAACCATTCCGAAGGTCGGGACTGGCAGGATGATCGAGGATGTTGCACCTAGGTCATTTACGTACGATGAGCTCAAACAAGTGACCGGAGATTTTAGAGAAGTGATCGGGAAAGGAGCCTTTGGAATAGTTTATAGAGGAACCATGTCAACTGGACAAGCTATTGCCGTTAAGAGACTTGAACGAGTGTCCACTGACGGGGAAAGAGAGTTCCGCACAGAGATGAAAATCATTGGGAGGACCCATCATCGGAACCTCGTCCGCTTTCTCGGTTATAGCCTCGACACATCCAACAGGCTTCTGGTATACGAGTACATGAGCAACGGGTCGCTTGCTGATCTTCTCTTTGCTCCTAAGAAGCTTCTCTGTTGGGAAGAGAAGATGGGAATAGTGCGAAACATAGCCCGGGGTCTGCTCTACCTCCACGAGGAGTGTGAGACGCAGATTATCCACTGTGACATAAAGCCTGGAAACATACTCATCGATGAAAACCGACGAGCGAAGATATCGGACTTCGGGCTGTCGAAGCTGCTGAAGCCAGATCAGACCAACACCTTCACAGGGATCCGAGGGACGAGGGGCTACGTCGCGCCAGAATGGCACAAGAACCTGCCCATCACGACAAAGGCCGATGTCTACAGCTTCGGGATTGTACTGCTGGAGATCATATGCAGCCGGAGGAACATGGACCAGAGCCTTCCTGAAGAAGAGATGATCCTTGAGAACTGGGTCTACGACTGCTTCCAGGCGGGCGAGCTGCATAGGTTagttgatgaagaagagggtGTAGACGGGGGACAGCTCGATGGGATGGTTAAGGTTGCTATTTGGTGCACCCTTGAAGAGCCTTCGCTTCGCCCGTCGATGAGGAAGGTTCTGTTGATGCTCGAAGGCACCGTAGACATACCCTCTCCTCCTTGTCCCACTTCATTCAGCAGTTGCATATGA